The Candidatus Zixiibacteriota bacterium genome includes a region encoding these proteins:
- a CDS encoding 3-hydroxybutyryl-CoA dehydrogenase, protein MELKTVAIAGAGTMGNGIAHAFAQKGFDVLLIDTSQETLKRGLDTVKSNLLRQVKREVLTQADADAAYARIRTTVKPGDAAAAQLVIEAIIEEMAAKHKFWQEMEAVCPGTTIFASNTSSLPITQLAAATKRPDKFIGMHFMNPVPLMKLVELIRGIATSDETFETIKELAIRLDKSPVAVNDYPGFVANRILMPMINEACFALMEGVSGREEIDTVMKLGANHPMGPLTLADFIGLDVCLAILETLHSGLGDPKYRPCPLLKKMVQAGWLGRKSGRGFYTYA, encoded by the coding sequence ATGGAACTGAAGACGGTGGCGATCGCCGGCGCCGGCACGATGGGGAATGGCATAGCCCATGCCTTTGCCCAAAAGGGCTTTGACGTATTGCTGATCGACACGTCGCAGGAGACGCTCAAGCGGGGGCTGGATACAGTGAAGTCGAATCTGTTGCGGCAGGTGAAGCGCGAAGTATTGACGCAGGCGGATGCCGATGCGGCGTATGCGCGCATCCGCACCACGGTCAAGCCGGGTGATGCCGCGGCGGCGCAACTGGTGATCGAGGCGATTATCGAAGAGATGGCGGCCAAGCACAAGTTCTGGCAGGAGATGGAGGCGGTGTGTCCCGGGACGACGATTTTTGCCTCGAACACGTCGTCGCTGCCGATCACGCAACTGGCGGCGGCGACCAAGCGTCCGGACAAATTCATCGGCATGCACTTCATGAACCCGGTGCCGCTGATGAAGCTGGTCGAGTTGATTCGCGGCATCGCCACGAGCGATGAAACGTTCGAGACGATCAAGGAGCTGGCGATCAGGTTGGACAAATCGCCGGTAGCGGTCAACGACTATCCCGGTTTTGTTGCCAACCGCATCCTGATGCCGATGATCAACGAGGCTTGCTTTGCGCTGATGGAGGGTGTTTCCGGGCGGGAGGAAATCGACACCGTAATGAAGCTGGGCGCGAACCATCCGATGGGGCCGCTGACGCTGGCGGACTTCATTGGCCTCGATGTTTGCCTGGCGATTCTGGAGACTTTGCACAGCGGTCTGGGGGACCCGAAGTATCGGCCCTGCCCGTTGCTGAAGAAGATGGTGCAGGCGGGTTGGCTCGGCCGCAAGAGCGGTCGCGGGTTCTATACGTACGCATAG
- a CDS encoding acyl-CoA dehydrogenase family protein, producing MDFALNEDQIMMRDAAREFAEKRLKPIAEELDANSEMPAELLKETAELGYFGLLAPEEYGGLAVDTLSYALVIEELARACAALAITISVHNSLVIKAIAKFGTAEQKQKYLPKLASGEFIGAYSLSEPGAGTDAASLQCRAIRDGNDFVLNGTKSWVSSAAYASVFVTFVLSDPARGKHGVSCLLVEKGMKGMNLGKPEKKMGLKASDTREVSYIDCRVPATQILGEENHGLRVAFSLLEAGRVGVAAQSLGIAQAAFDEGLAYARERKQFDQPIINFQATQFKIAEMATRIDAARLLTYRAASLYDSGDEHVKEISMAKLFASQTANYVANEAVQIHGGYGYVKEYAVERYFRDARVTEIYEGTSEAQKMVISRAIIHEGK from the coding sequence ATGGATTTTGCGCTAAACGAAGACCAAATCATGATGCGCGATGCGGCACGCGAATTCGCCGAGAAACGTCTCAAGCCGATTGCCGAAGAACTTGACGCCAACAGCGAGATGCCGGCCGAGCTGTTGAAGGAAACAGCTGAGTTGGGGTATTTCGGTTTGCTGGCGCCGGAGGAATACGGCGGGCTGGCAGTCGACACGCTCAGCTACGCCCTCGTGATCGAGGAGTTGGCGCGCGCCTGCGCCGCGCTGGCGATCACGATTTCGGTGCACAATTCGCTGGTCATCAAGGCGATTGCGAAATTCGGAACTGCGGAGCAGAAGCAGAAGTACCTGCCGAAGTTGGCGAGCGGGGAATTTATCGGCGCGTACTCGCTCTCGGAGCCGGGCGCCGGCACCGATGCGGCATCATTGCAATGCCGGGCGATTCGCGACGGCAACGACTTCGTGTTGAACGGCACCAAAAGCTGGGTGTCGTCGGCGGCGTACGCCTCGGTGTTCGTGACTTTCGTTCTCTCCGATCCGGCGCGCGGCAAGCACGGGGTTTCGTGTTTGCTGGTGGAAAAGGGAATGAAGGGGATGAATCTCGGCAAGCCGGAAAAGAAGATGGGATTGAAGGCCTCGGATACGCGGGAAGTATCGTATATCGACTGCCGCGTGCCGGCGACGCAAATCTTGGGGGAAGAAAATCACGGGCTGCGGGTGGCGTTTTCGCTGTTAGAAGCCGGGCGGGTCGGGGTGGCGGCGCAATCGCTGGGGATCGCGCAGGCCGCTTTCGACGAGGGTTTAGCCTATGCCCGCGAGCGCAAGCAATTCGACCAGCCGATCATCAACTTCCAGGCCACGCAGTTCAAGATCGCCGAAATGGCGACGCGCATCGATGCGGCGCGGCTGCTGACTTATCGCGCGGCGTCGCTATATGACTCCGGCGATGAGCATGTCAAAGAAATCTCGATGGCCAAGTTGTTTGCCTCGCAGACGGCCAACTACGTGGCCAATGAAGCCGTTCAAATTCATGGCGGCTACGGTTATGTGAAAGAGTACGCGGTGGAGCGATATTTCCGCGACGCCCGGGTGACTGAAATCTACGAAGGGACATCGGAAGCGCAGAAAATGGTGATTTCGCGCGCGATCATCCACGAAGGGAAGTAA